The Acidobacteriota bacterium genome includes the window TCGAAGGTGTCGAAGAGGACGGCGATCGAGTCGTCGCCGGTGAGGCCGCCGTCCCTCAGCATCGTGTGGATGGCGATCTTCGACGGGTCGGGGTCGCGGCAGATCGCCGCGATGTAGATGAAGCGCGCGTCGCGGACGATCCGGATCTCGGTCGTGAAGGGGGTGGGCTCGCCGGGCTTCGGATCCTGCTGCGTGAGGTCGGGGATGATCGCGGCGTGCCGCCACGCCTCCTCGTCGAGAATGCCGTCGAGGCGGACGGGGGTGTCCGTCACGCCGATCCGGATCTCGGCGGGGGAGTCGGAGGCGCGGACGGCGGTGGTCAGGGCGAGCGCGGCGGCGAACGCGGTCGCCCTCAGGGCTCTCAGATTCACGCGCGAAGCTAGCACGGTGATACGCTTCCCGCACCCATGATCGAGCGCCTGTTTCCGGCCGAAGTGATGACCCTCGTCGCCACCCCCGACATGTGGGACGGCACCCTCCTTCCGGAGGAGGAGGCGTGCGTCGTCCGCGCCGTGCCGAAGCGGAGGCGCGAGTTCACGGCGGGAAGGGTCGGCGCGCGGCGTCTTCTGGCGCTCGCCGGGGTGAGCGGCGTGCCGATCGTGGCCGCGGCCGACAGGACTCCGATCTGGCCTCCGGGGTTCGTGGGGAGCATCTCGCACTGCGACGGCCTCTGCGCCGTGGCGATCGCGCGGGCGTCCCACTTCGAGTCGATCGGCCTCGACGTGGAGGGGTCTCAGGGACTCCCGGAGGAGACGATTCACCTCGTCTGTTCGGAAACCGAGCTGGCGCGGGCCTCCGGGGCGTCCGGCTTGGCGCGCGCCGAGGCGGCGAAGCTCCTCTTCAGCGCGAAGGAGGCCTTCTACAAGTGCTGGTTCCCGGTGACGCGCACCCCGCTCGACTTCCACGACGTCGAGGTGGAGTTCGACCCGCGGCACGGAATGTACCGGGCGCGTGTGCTCGCCGACCATCCGAAGGGGGCGCTCGCCGGA containing:
- a CDS encoding 4'-phosphopantetheinyl transferase superfamily protein, which codes for MIERLFPAEVMTLVATPDMWDGTLLPEEEACVVRAVPKRRREFTAGRVGARRLLALAGVSGVPIVAAADRTPIWPPGFVGSISHCDGLCAVAIARASHFESIGLDVEGSQGLPEETIHLVCSETELARASGASGLARAEAAKLLFSAKEAFYKCWFPVTRTPLDFHDVEVEFDPRHGMYRARVLADHPKGALAGRMDARFMRDPAHVAAGVVLRGTAS